The following are from one region of the Mangifera indica cultivar Alphonso chromosome 14, CATAS_Mindica_2.1, whole genome shotgun sequence genome:
- the LOC123195483 gene encoding protease Do-like 1, chloroplastic isoform X1, whose protein sequence is MAPYSFISTIFLSNPAPFSCSPNRLPPPVNTSFYLSKSFSLYNKNRTKSSFIFNSSLSNSNSTSTYSKLLFSEKSFLSSSLESFFISCTSVVLSFSLLLTNVDSASAFVVTPPRKLQTDELATVRLFQENTPSVVYITNLAARQDVFTLDVLEVPQGSGSGFVWDKDGHIVTNYHVIRGASDLKVTLADQSTYDAQVVGFDQDKDVAVLRIEAPKDKLRPIPIGVSADLLVGQKVYAIGNPFGLDHTLTTGVISGLRREISSAATGRPIQDVIQTDAAINPGNSGGPLLDSSGSLIGINTAIYSPSGASSGVGFSIPVDTVNGIVDQLVKYGRITRPILGIKFAPDQSVEQLGVSGVLVLDAPANGPAGKAGLLPTKRDAYGRLILGDIITSVNGKKITNGSDLYRILDQCKVGDKVTVEVLRGDHMEKIPVTLEPKPDES, encoded by the exons ATGGCTCCTTATTCATTTATTTCCACAATTTTCCTTTCCAATCCTGCTCCATTTTCTTGCTCTCCAAACAGGCTACCACCACCAGTTAACACTTCTTTTTATCTCTCCAAATCCTTTTCTCTTTACAACAAAAATCGCACCAaatcttctttcattttcaacagCTCCCTCTCTAACTCTAACTCTACTTCCACTTACTCTAAACTCCTGTTTAGCGAAAAGTCCTTTCTCTCTTCATCTCTAGAGTCCTTCTTTATCTCCTGTACTTCTGTTGTTTTGTCCTTTTCGCTTCTCCTTACCAACGTCGATTCTGCCTCGGCTTTCGTCGTCACTCCGCCTCGTAAACTTCAGACCGATGAGCTTGCCACTGTTCGTCTCTTCCAAGAGAATACTCCTTCTGTTGTTTATATTACCAACCTCGCTGCAAG GCAGGATGTCTTTACGTTGGATGTGTTGGAGGTCCCACAAGGATCTGGATCGGGTTTTGTTTGGGATAAAGATGGTCACATTGTGACCAATTATCATGTGATTCGTGGCGCTTCTGATCTCAA GGTCACTCTCGCTGATCAGTCAACTTATGATGCACAAGTTGTTGGATTTGATCAAGACAAAGATGTTGCTGTCTTGCGTATTGAGGCACCCAAAGACAAACTAAGACCAATACCTATTGGTGTCTCTGCAGACTTGCTTGTTGGTCAGAAAGTATATGCTATTGGCAACCCT TTTGGACTTGACCACACCCTAACAACTGGCGTGATCAG TGGGCTTCGCCGAGAAATTAGTTCTGCTGCTACTGGCCGTCCCATTCAGGATGTTATACAGACAGACGCTGCCATTAACCCTGGTAATAGTGGAGGCCCACTCCTTGATAGTTCAGGAAGCCTTATTGGAATAAATACAGCTATTTATTCTCCATCTGGTGCATCCTCTGGCGTTGGATTTTCTATTCCTGTTGACACC GTGAATGGCATTGTTGACCAGCTAGTGAAGTATGGGAGGATAACAAGACCTATTTTAGGGATTAAGTTTGCACCTGATCAGTCCGTGGAGCAGTTAGGCGTAAGTGGGGTGCTTGTCTTAGATGCTCCAGCAAATGGTCCAGCTGGGAAAGCG GGTCTACTACCAACCAAACGCGATGCCTATGGTAGACTCATATTGGGTGACATCATAACATCTGTGAATGGAAAAAAGATCACAAATGGCAGTGACTTATACAGAATTCTTGACCAATGTAAAGTAGGTGATAAG GTGACTGTAGAGGTGTTGCGTGGCGATCATATGGAGAAGATTCCTGTAACGCTTGAACCAAAGCCTGATGAGTCTTAG
- the LOC123195483 gene encoding protease Do-like 1, chloroplastic isoform X2 — translation MAPYSFISTIFLSNPAPFSCSPNRLPPPVNTSFYLSKSFSLYNKNRTKSSFIFNSSLSNSNSTSTYSKLLFSEKSFLSSSLESFFISCTSVVLSFSLLLTNVDSASAFVVTPPRKLQTDELATVRLFQENTPSVVYITNLAARQDVFTLDVLEVPQGSGSGFVWDKDGHIVTNYHVIRGASDLKVTLADQSTYDAQVVGFDQDKDVAVLRIEAPKDKLRPIPIGVSADLLVGQKVYAIGNPFGLDHTLTTGVISGLRREISSAATGRPIQDVIQTDAAINPGNSGGPLLDSSGSLIGINTAIYSPSGASSGVGFSIPVDTVNGIVDQLVKYGRITRPILGIKFAPDQSVEQLGVSGVLVLDAPANGPAGKASED, via the exons ATGGCTCCTTATTCATTTATTTCCACAATTTTCCTTTCCAATCCTGCTCCATTTTCTTGCTCTCCAAACAGGCTACCACCACCAGTTAACACTTCTTTTTATCTCTCCAAATCCTTTTCTCTTTACAACAAAAATCGCACCAaatcttctttcattttcaacagCTCCCTCTCTAACTCTAACTCTACTTCCACTTACTCTAAACTCCTGTTTAGCGAAAAGTCCTTTCTCTCTTCATCTCTAGAGTCCTTCTTTATCTCCTGTACTTCTGTTGTTTTGTCCTTTTCGCTTCTCCTTACCAACGTCGATTCTGCCTCGGCTTTCGTCGTCACTCCGCCTCGTAAACTTCAGACCGATGAGCTTGCCACTGTTCGTCTCTTCCAAGAGAATACTCCTTCTGTTGTTTATATTACCAACCTCGCTGCAAG GCAGGATGTCTTTACGTTGGATGTGTTGGAGGTCCCACAAGGATCTGGATCGGGTTTTGTTTGGGATAAAGATGGTCACATTGTGACCAATTATCATGTGATTCGTGGCGCTTCTGATCTCAA GGTCACTCTCGCTGATCAGTCAACTTATGATGCACAAGTTGTTGGATTTGATCAAGACAAAGATGTTGCTGTCTTGCGTATTGAGGCACCCAAAGACAAACTAAGACCAATACCTATTGGTGTCTCTGCAGACTTGCTTGTTGGTCAGAAAGTATATGCTATTGGCAACCCT TTTGGACTTGACCACACCCTAACAACTGGCGTGATCAG TGGGCTTCGCCGAGAAATTAGTTCTGCTGCTACTGGCCGTCCCATTCAGGATGTTATACAGACAGACGCTGCCATTAACCCTGGTAATAGTGGAGGCCCACTCCTTGATAGTTCAGGAAGCCTTATTGGAATAAATACAGCTATTTATTCTCCATCTGGTGCATCCTCTGGCGTTGGATTTTCTATTCCTGTTGACACC GTGAATGGCATTGTTGACCAGCTAGTGAAGTATGGGAGGATAACAAGACCTATTTTAGGGATTAAGTTTGCACCTGATCAGTCCGTGGAGCAGTTAGGCGTAAGTGGGGTGCTTGTCTTAGATGCTCCAGCAAATGGTCCAGCTGGGAAAGCG tCAGAAGATTGA
- the LOC123196871 gene encoding transcription factor WER-like: MRKAKPMEGDENQYKKGLWTVEEDKILMDYVKLHGKGQWNRIAKKTGLKRCGKSCRLRWMNYLSPNVKRGKFTEEEEDLIIRLHKLLGNRWSLIAKRVPGRTDNQVKNYWNTHLRKKLGFKEKRNRNGDSSLAKPQKEEASKSCRGTSSCTNASAATEISVENATQKGLRNVSEIQEFMSDESFVNSLWNAADELDFVGTLTMLEFMDGCSLS, encoded by the exons ATGAGGAAGGCGAAGCCAATGGAAGGCGATGAGAACCAATATAAGAAAGGTTTATGGACGGTAGAAGAAGACAAGATACTCATGGATTATGTAAAACTGCATGGAAAAGGGCAGTGGAATCGTATTGCCAAAAAAACAG GTTTGAAGAGATGTGGGAAGAGTTGCAGGCTAAGGTGGATGAACTACCTGAGCCCAAATGTGAAACGAGGCAAATTTactgaggaagaagaagatctTATCATTAGACTCCATAAGCTCCTCGGAAACAG GTGGTCCTTGATTGCCAAAAGAGTGCCAGGAAGAACTGACaatcaagtgaaaaattattggAATACTCATTTGAGGAAAAAGCTTGGattcaaagagaaaagaaacaGAAATGGTGATTCTAGCTTAGCAAAACCCCAGAAAGAAGAAGCATCAAAAAGTTGCAGAGGAACAAGTTCTTGTACCAATGCAAGTGCAGCCACCGAAATTTCAGTGGAAAACGCCACCCAGAAAGGCCTGAGAAATGTCTCAGAAATACAAGAATTCATGAGTGATGAAAGCTTTGTCAACTCTTTATGGAATGCTGCAGATGAGTTAGATTTTGTAGGTACCCTAACCATGCTGGAGTTTATGGATGGTTGTTCTTTAAGTTGA